The following coding sequences lie in one Pseudomonas monsensis genomic window:
- the arsH gene encoding arsenical resistance protein ArsH, with product MSEHLPNLDPTLFEEPGPALTEGHKPRILLLYGSTRERSFSRLLVEEAARLLEHFGAETRIFNPSGLPLPDDAPLDHPKVQELRDLVLWSEGQVWCSPERHGAMSAVFKAQIDWIPLELGAVRPTQGKTLAVMQVCGGSQSFNVVNQLRVLGRWMRMFTIPNQSSVPKAYMEFNDAGRMKASPFYDRVVDVMEELVKFTVLLRDQQAFLVDRYSERKESAEQLMARVNQRSI from the coding sequence ATGTCCGAACACCTGCCCAACCTCGATCCCACCCTGTTTGAAGAACCCGGCCCAGCGCTGACCGAAGGGCACAAGCCGCGCATCCTGTTGCTGTACGGCTCGACCCGCGAACGCTCGTTCAGTCGTTTGTTGGTGGAGGAGGCCGCACGCTTGCTGGAGCACTTCGGTGCCGAAACACGCATCTTCAACCCGTCCGGTCTGCCTCTGCCGGACGATGCGCCCCTCGATCACCCCAAGGTGCAGGAGCTGCGCGATCTGGTGCTGTGGTCGGAAGGTCAGGTCTGGTGCTCGCCGGAACGTCATGGCGCGATGTCGGCAGTGTTCAAAGCGCAGATCGACTGGATCCCGCTGGAACTCGGCGCGGTACGTCCGACCCAGGGCAAGACCCTGGCGGTGATGCAGGTGTGCGGTGGTTCGCAGTCGTTCAACGTGGTCAACCAACTGCGGGTGCTGGGGCGGTGGATGCGCATGTTCACCATCCCCAACCAGTCCTCGGTGCCAAAAGCGTACATGGAGTTCAACGACGCCGGGCGGATGAAAGCCTCGCCGTTCTACGACCGCGTCGTCGATGTGATGGAAGAACTGGTGAAGTTCACCGTGCTGCTGCGTGACCAACAAGCGTTTCTGGTTGATCGCTATTCGGAGCGCAAGGAGTCGGCTGAGCAGTTGATGGCGCGGGTGAATCAGCGTTCGATTTGA
- a CDS encoding arsenate reductase ArsC, with amino-acid sequence MRVLFMCTANSCRSILSEALFNHLAPVGFEAVSAGSFPKGQVLPRSLTTLQQAGISIAGLHSKGNDAFEGNPPDIVITVCDKAAGETCPVYFGPALKAHWGLEDPSEVTGDEAAIDAAFRATLAHIQQRCQAFLDLPFDSLSRDELKTALDRIGVL; translated from the coding sequence ATGCGAGTCCTGTTCATGTGCACGGCCAACAGCTGCCGCAGCATCCTCTCAGAAGCCCTGTTCAATCACCTGGCCCCGGTGGGATTCGAAGCGGTCAGTGCCGGCAGTTTCCCTAAAGGCCAGGTGTTGCCGCGCAGCCTGACCACGTTGCAGCAGGCCGGTATTTCGATTGCCGGTTTGCACAGCAAAGGCAATGACGCCTTCGAAGGCAATCCGCCGGACATCGTCATCACCGTCTGCGACAAAGCCGCCGGGGAAACCTGTCCGGTGTATTTCGGACCGGCGTTGAAAGCCCATTGGGGGCTGGAAGATCCCTCTGAAGTGACGGGTGACGAAGCGGCGATTGACGCCGCCTTCCGCGCCACGTTGGCGCACATCCAGCAGCGCTGCCAGGCCTTTCTTGATCTGCCGTTCGACAGCCTCAGCCGTGATGAACTGAAAACCGCGCTCGACCGAATCGGCGTGCTTTAA
- a CDS encoding metalloregulator ArsR/SmtB family transcription factor, protein MITPPEVFKSLADETRVRATLLIADQGELCVCELMCALDDSQPKISRHLAQLRSNGLLLDRRQGQWVYYRLNPDLPAWVHDILQVTAQANADWLKGNATRLQNMDGRPVRETACC, encoded by the coding sequence ATGATCACCCCCCCTGAAGTCTTCAAGAGCCTGGCCGACGAAACCCGCGTCCGCGCGACCCTGCTGATTGCCGATCAGGGCGAGTTATGTGTCTGTGAGTTGATGTGCGCCCTCGACGACAGCCAGCCAAAAATCAGCCGTCACCTGGCGCAGCTGCGCAGCAATGGTCTGTTGCTCGATCGGCGTCAGGGCCAGTGGGTGTATTACCGCCTCAATCCGGATCTGCCGGCCTGGGTTCACGACATTCTGCAAGTGACGGCCCAGGCCAACGCCGATTGGCTCAAGGGCAACGCCACCCGCCTGCAGAATATGGATGGCCGACCGGTTCGCGAAACCGCCTGCTGCTGA